The Ananas comosus cultivar F153 linkage group 4, ASM154086v1, whole genome shotgun sequence region GGCTTTTACCATTCGTGCATCTCTTCAGAGAAAACTTTTTTatgaaaagaaaagttaaaattagaTTCTTAATTAGCTTGAAATCTAAAATCTCATAGTTTTAAGCTTCTATTCTCATGgtagccaaaaaaaagaaaaaaaaaaaagagttagagGTCTTGTATAATATTTCTCATACTACAATAATTGGAGCAATATCTTTTTTTCTACTATCGGGCGCATTTTCTCAAAAGCAGCACGCGAAAATACTAGGCATTATGCATGGAAATATTatgcaaattaatttttttcacttcgaGTTCATTATCCATGTCCCCAAAAATGTGTATGTTCACTGGTGAGAGAGCCTTTGTTGAACGTGGGGGTGCTCATTTGATTACCATTTAAATCCCACTTGTGTCACTAATCTTATATGCCTATCGTttgtttaatattattaacttgTAAACTATATACTTCATCTTAAAGTAAAGAGgaataaaaggaaaatatatatatatatatttgaacgTGTCCTCTAACGTGCTAGAGCTTCGAGACATTTCTCAGCCACAATGTCACAGGAtgtaaattaactttttttacaTGGACAACATTTTGAGTTATTTAATTTGTAGCAGTGACTGTTACCAACCAGAGAGACAAGGCCACATACATAATAATTAGGTCACCTCTTTTACCAAACATTTTAATTCAACTTACTCATCCATACTGCATGAGTCTTGAGTGGAACTAATAAATACCTGATATCAATAATATTGGTCCTTGTTGTATTTGATTTGGCCCTATTTCTCGTATATTCCATATTAAAATGAACCCAATATATAGCTAATTAATTTCTTAGGAAATTAAGATATGTAGCTCAAAGGTTATGTATTAAATTTGAGACATTCATAAACTTATATAGCAAAGAAGACGTCGATAATGAAAGTTATTAATTGGATCTTACTGTAACCTTCAAAAAAcacacaataaatatatataaaaaaaacaagctGATCTCGGAGTCAAAAGTATACATGCAATTTAAACAAGGAATTAAGTTGGCAACCAATTTAAGTGAATGTTAATTACCGTACTTCACAACAATTAATTTGCGATTTCTATTAAAACCCACAATAtccttttgaaatttaaaaaaacatatcaTCTTAATTATTTTACGCGCCAAGGGCATTGAGCCATTGATCATATTTTCATATGCATGCGACCACGCAATAATTATTTGTCCGTGTAAATAGTATCTTGGTAGAGTTATTGTTGCAGGATATGCTACTGCACCCTGTAGTAAAAGTTTCACCTACTTATTCTGATACAAAGAAGATATTCAACATTGAGAGCCGTAGAGTAATTAATATTCAGAGATCAGCTATATATGCCATGCATATGATGGGGACAAAAATTCTATGggcagcgtgcccaaactaattagtttgggcacgctgccggatgggcgccgcatggcacaggtgccacgcggcgcccatccaccACTGCTCTCCCAATAATGGGGAGAGCAGTGGAACTTTCTGGGCGCACCTGGTGCATCTATACCAGGTGCAccataattgtaattttttaaattttttaaaattgtaacttAATATGTTAGCATAtatgttatgatttaaaatttatatggtCTATAATTCATGATTAttgatttagaaaattaaaattttaaaataaatttattttggttTCGTGGAATAGCAtggataatttttattattcctaattttttttcaaaaccaaatagaatttaaaattttaatttctacaatgataactcctaaaaaaataaataaattattacataaaattataattttaaaaactaaaaatttaaaattataattatggtGCACCTGGTatagatgcaccaggtgcacccaGAAAGTTCCACTGCTCTCCCCATTACTGGGAGAGCAGTGGTGGTTGGGCACGCTGCCCATAGAATTTTTGTCCCCATGATGGTGTGTCCAAGTTcattctaacttttaaaataaattatttcctATTTTTAAGCACgacaatcaaatattaaatGACCATAATATCTAGTGCCTTTATTgtaatagaaatatttttaggcTATGTTTGGATACATAAATACTATATTCGGtaaatactttttaatttattcaaaaagttTGTATATTTAgtgtaatcaaaatttttttaaaaatatcatatatctGAACTAGCTCCAAActattttttcagaataaacTAAATTATTTCGCAGGTGGAATATATGATTCTATTAAATcatagataataaaattttttaagatgCCAAAAATTGAACTCCTCCGCCCTCGCCatcatattataattttttgcacaGTAACTTGTATTGTTCTAACAAAATAAAGTTAATGGACGCTTTATTTTATTAGAGGAAATATGCGCACAGAATTATGTCTCAACTCCCGAGGAAACTATAGAGACCAAAATCTCTtcatttatagaaaaattaagTACAATTCAATGGTTTATATTGCTCTGTTCCACAGCTTCTACCTATCGAAGAGAAagtcaaaattacaaaaatttggTTCAGATTTGACAAATCACGTAGGATTTAAATGCGAGGACTTTTTGAAAAAGTACATAGTTTTTTAAGTTTATTAAGATGGTTTGATCTATATACATATTTCGGCAAATAAAGGgcggcatatatatatatatatattttgagagatagttagtatgctatccgcttcgtttatttcatttaaaaaaaaatttattagaaaatgtgaatcaactataattcgaatttgaatttcagatgcaaaccaccaagttctttaccacttgctctcgGTTGtcaaccaccaaatttttttttaataatattattattatgtaacGCCCATGCTTTTGATTTGAGGAACTGATCACAGCAATCGGACGGCTATTTATATCCCGAAATTAATAAACAgcaatttctaaaaaaaaaaaagaaaaaaaaaactataacgGAATCTAATATTATCCCAATAAACTCTTGTTTTCCGTACGATATCTTAGGCCGAGATATTTCCGATCGCTTTCGAAAGAAGCAAGGGGGTGTGGTGACTGGTGAGGACTGAGGAGTGCGGTGGGGCCCACCGTGCGACTGTTCACGCGCGCGAATCCAGCGGCGCCTCGAGATTCCCCGCGCCCCCGCGCGCGGATCCTCCCCTCCATCCATCCCACCACAGGAAACACGTGCCACGCGACAAACACGCAAACACCTATTAAATTACTTCACGTACTCCACTCTCCCCTCTCTAACGGCCACGTGGCCCACTACTCACCCTTAACCcatgccttttcttttcttttcttttcttttcttttcttttttttttactttttttgcaTAACGGGATAATTGCGCTGTAAAATTATTTCAGTTGTATAAAAAAAGCTGTAAAATTGGCCTTGTCAAATACTAAATTACAAcattcaaaaatatctaattctATTTAATCCAAATATCTATTAAAGcttttatctttatataatatttgaCCCACATGTTATTCTCACAAGTGTGCTTCactatttttagattatttccAGAGTtccaagtgtttttttttttttttttttaccccaaaATTATCTCATTGTGAGTTTATAATGGAGCAAATaaaatctccaaaaaaaaagatacatcTAAACATCCAAACCGGAATTTGTTTTTAATacttaaaagataaaattttaataaaagaatcCCTATAGAGGTTGAACGCTGGTTGTGAAATTTACACGTAGCAAAATACGTGTGCCCACTGGTCGGTTAACGAAAGAGACCAACTTTTTCAGAATTACTAAAGAGGGGTTTAAATCGAAAAATATTCGCGAATTTAACCAATTTTGGAAAGGCTTTCACTTTCGAGCGCTAGGATTAACGGAAATGTGTGTCCGTATCCGGCGCTGGATTTTCCCAGCCCGCTGCGGCGTCGCCCTTTGTAGTACGAGTATAAACCCTAGACCCCATATCGCCCTTTCTCTCAATCGATCCGCGCCGTTAGATTACGATCGAGCGTTAGAGACAGAGCGAGCCGTTGTGATTATCAGGGCCCCGGGCACACTTGTGTGTCGCACTATTCCTAacctttttctcctctctctctctctctctctctctctctctctcgcccctTCTCTGCTATTTGCGGAGGATTTTAATGGCGATTTGAAGCTACAATGGCGGCGACGACGGAGCACTGGAGATCGATACGGGCTCTCTTTTGGAACTTTTAAAGCTGAAGTCGTTTTAATCGTTTGTATGATCGCCTGGCGAGCTTCAAAACAAgtgttttttttgggggggtggAAATGGTGGATTTAATAGGATTGTTGGGTAAAAACTCGATCTGTTTGGCTTAGACTAGTGTTTTGTGTGCTTCAAATCGAGCTCTTTTTAGCTTTCGAGCTTCGAAATTTGCTTGGATTAGAACTAGTTCAAATCTGCTTCTGAAATGGTAAGTGAGAGCACAGTAACGATGCTATCGGAGTTAGGGTTTAAAGATGCGTACAATAGGGGGGCGGTGGGGTTGTTGCTCCGTGAGCAGGGGAGGGAGGGGGCGAACGATCCAACGGTGGAGCTCGACCGTTGCCGCAGCGGCTCCGCGCCGCCGACCGTTGAGGGCTCTCTGAGCGCCGTCGAAGGCCTCTTCCGGAACCCTAACGGCGCCTTAACGGAGGAGGAGCTTCGTTCGGATCCGGCCTACCACTCTTACTACTACTCCCACGTGAATCTAAACCCTAGGCTCCCGCCGCCTCTTATTTCCAAAGAGGATCGGGGATCCACGCAGAGGTTTGAGGCGGGGAGAAGAGGGCTCGGAGGGATTGGGGATGGGAGGAGGTCGAAGATGGTTGGCGATGGCGTCGGAAAAGCGCTTTTGGGAAAGCAGTTAGGGTTTGATTCAGAGAAGTGGTTGGATAAGGAAGGGGATGGGTTGATCGGGCTCCCGGGGATTGAGCTCGGTCGTCACAAGAGCTTCACTGGAATATTTCAGGTGATCTCTATGATTCAGATTTTAATAATAATCTATATGATTTGTGTATCATTGTTTCTGTTTCTCCATTTACCTTATTTAATCCTAATATTTGCATATTATGAGATAGCTATATGTATATGTCATGTCATATTTCTATTTCTCTATTTCAATTATGTTAACGAATACTGctgtaaaaaatttgattttttaagcTTAAAATTCTCAATTTATGTTGCTATCAGTCAATGTCCATTCATTTCGGTTTGTGATAATGCTACGTCTCTTTTCATCTTCTCTTTGAATTGAATTGCTTTTAAGTTGAAATATCTGGATAAAGCGACCTGGATTATTTGTATGGTCTAATTAATAATTCATATGCCGAGTCTTTTAAATGAATTGCTTTAAGTTGAAATATCTGGATAAAGCGACCTGCATTATCTGTATGGTCTAATTAACAATTCATATGGTGAGTATTTTTTAAAAGCAAACTGCTGAAACATCCCACACCCTTGAATTCCTGCAGGTCATTATTCTCTTGTGAATCTTGTTAAATAAAAGTATTGTCTACTGGAACTTATCTGCCTGTTTTTAGCATGTATCTAAGTGTTACTCGCTTATTTACTTTTACTAATATATAGGATAACAGTAAGATATTGCTTAGTGGAATCTTCTGAGATTAGTACTTCTTAATGTAACGTTTGTTCGCTAAGGTTGTACTGCAATTGTAtacaattcttttcttttttcttttctccgtTCATCAGCCTGAAGGTGGCTGTTCTTATTCTAATTTTTCATTTAGTGTGTATTTTCCATCtgttttattagatttattcGACACCTTCCTCTTATATTTATGGTATAATGACTGATTTATACCCAGGATGACTTTTCTCACGCCAGCCATCTATCTGGTCCCGATGACCGAAGTTCAAGTGTGAATGTTGCTAGCAGCGACCAAAGCGAAGTTGCGTTTCAAAAAAATGGCTCTTCAACATATCATTCATTTGCTTCTATTTTAGGCCCATCTATTTCAAGAAGTGCTTCTACTGATCCTCAGCAGATAAAAAGGGCTTCTAGTCCTTGCCTTCCACCTATTGGTGTGAGACTTGGTCCAAATGTTAAGAATAATAACAACGGTACCCAATCCTTCAATTGTGGTCAACCTGATATTGCCGAATCTGATGAGGTCATGGCTTCTTTTTCTAGCATGAACTTGTCAGCAACTCAATCAGTTAATGAAAACATCATTCAGCAGTCTAAGTTTCCTCGGGGAACTGCGGATCATCACGATTTTCTTCATAATCATCAAGGGGATCAAAACAGTATAAAGCATTTTAATATtccaaatttaatgaaattatcAAATCTTGACTTGGCTAAGGATACTGGAGGCCTAATGGAATCTAGCAATTTAGCATTGAGGGAACCATCTGCATCTCTAGTTTCTAGCCCAGGCGATtctcctcaaattttaaatggaAATGGTCCATACTCTGCTTATACAAGCTACAGGCCAGCTGGGTATTCACCTAACAACCCTAGCAATTTTGCACCTCTTTTTGGAAGTCCTTTTGGAAGTCCTTTTGGAACTGGTATTGCGTCTCCTATTTTGGCTCCTGGGTCACCAGGAGGGGGCTCGTTTTCTATACCAAATCTAGCTGCTCTTCAAATGAATGTTGATCCACTTCATAATCAGATTGGCAA contains the following coding sequences:
- the LOC109709234 gene encoding pumilio homolog 1-like, which encodes MVSESTVTMLSELGFKDAYNRGAVGLLLREQGREGANDPTVELDRCRSGSAPPTVEGSLSAVEGLFRNPNGALTEEELRSDPAYHSYYYSHVNLNPRLPPPLISKEDRGSTQRFEAGRRGLGGIGDGRRSKMVGDGVGKALLGKQLGFDSEKWLDKEGDGLIGLPGIELGRHKSFTGIFQDDFSHASHLSGPDDRSSSVNVASSDQSEVAFQKNGSSTYHSFASILGPSISRSASTDPQQIKRASSPCLPPIGVRLGPNVKNNNNGTQSFNCGQPDIAESDEVMASFSSMNLSATQSVNENIIQQSKFPRGTADHHDFLHNHQGDQNSIKHFNIPNLMKLSNLDLAKDTGGLMESSNLALREPSASLVSSPGDSPQILNGNGPYSAYTSYRPAGYSPNNPSNFAPLFGSPFGSPFGTGIASPILAPGSPGGGSFSIPNLAALQMNVDPLHNQIGNTYLDSLLQLQNQYGVPVITKNLDSGFCKSAAFGYAYPGSPLSSPLLPASPVGALRQSERSLQFPTGTRNMAGGVMGSWYSGVNVSMNDNLMPSLLEEFKSNKTKCYELSDIAGHVVEFSADQYGSRFIQQKLETATTEEKDMVYEEIMPRALKLMTDVFGNYVVQKFFEHGSAVQRRELADQLTGHVLALSLQMYGCRVIQKAIEVVDLDQQKNMVAELDGHVMRCVRDQNGNHVIQKCIECVPEDVIQFIISTFYGQVVMLSTHPYGCRVIQRVLEHCHDPETQQIMMDEILQSVCLLAQDQYGNYVAQHVLEHGKPVERSTIIKKLTGQIVQMSQQKFASNVIEKCLAFGDPIERQILINEILGSDDENEPLQVMMKDQFANYVVQKVLETCDDSQRELILTRIKLHLNALKKYTYGKHIVARVEKLVAAGERRIGAQASYTS